The following proteins come from a genomic window of Pyxidicoccus sp. MSG2:
- a CDS encoding PspC domain-containing protein, with the protein MDAMKRCTACVEEMRVEATKCPHCGTRTEPMHRGVEGRTLSGVCGALARQFNLDPALVRVAFLVSLLMSFGTTMLVYLLLWAFTPSSALGKAPLQSTVDWLGNLGNSDEPRVETRV; encoded by the coding sequence ATGGACGCCATGAAGCGCTGCACGGCCTGTGTGGAGGAGATGAGGGTGGAGGCCACGAAGTGCCCGCACTGCGGGACGCGGACGGAGCCGATGCACCGCGGGGTCGAGGGACGGACGCTGTCCGGCGTGTGCGGAGCGCTGGCGCGTCAGTTCAACCTGGACCCGGCGTTGGTGCGCGTGGCCTTCCTCGTCTCGCTCCTGATGTCCTTCGGGACGACGATGCTCGTGTACCTGCTGCTCTGGGCCTTCACGCCTTCGTCCGCGCTGGGCAAGGCCCCCTTGCAGAGCACCGTGGACTGGCTCGGCAACCTGGGGAACTCCGACGAGCCGCGCGTCGAGACGCGCGTGTAG